A section of the Flavobacterium ardleyense genome encodes:
- a CDS encoding helix-turn-helix domain-containing protein yields the protein MAIENIPEIYFKDVKGPKEIFVYDFKMTSDVVKSKVNLSMNMFSFLQVGKKQVHFANTSMAVNSQQSLLLKKGNWLWTELLDTEAIYYCKLFFFSEKKLTEFLAKYTNNVKPLKEEIPYFVIENDLYLASFIDSLSTNTYTNHSYSDALLFLKFEEIMLYLLNKYGNDFEYYLQSLISKEVSPFKNVVESNTYSNLKLEEIAFLCNMSLSTFKRNFTAEYNEAPGKWLQDKRLQKAKEILQYGELKASDIYLDMGYNNLSNFSIAFKNKFGFSPSDLSAFK from the coding sequence ATGGCTATAGAAAATATTCCCGAAATTTATTTTAAAGACGTAAAAGGCCCAAAAGAAATTTTTGTGTATGACTTTAAGATGACAAGCGATGTGGTGAAAAGCAAGGTCAATTTGAGTATGAATATGTTTAGTTTTCTGCAAGTAGGAAAAAAACAGGTTCACTTTGCAAATACTTCGATGGCAGTCAATAGTCAGCAATCACTATTATTAAAGAAGGGTAATTGGTTGTGGACAGAATTATTGGACACCGAAGCCATATATTATTGCAAATTATTCTTTTTTTCTGAGAAGAAATTGACAGAATTTCTGGCAAAATATACCAATAATGTCAAACCATTGAAAGAAGAAATTCCATATTTCGTAATTGAAAACGATCTTTATCTCGCCTCCTTTATTGATTCGCTATCCACAAATACCTACACAAATCATAGTTATAGTGATGCTTTACTGTTTTTAAAATTTGAGGAAATTATGCTATACCTCCTTAATAAGTATGGAAATGACTTTGAATATTATTTACAATCTTTAATTTCAAAAGAAGTTTCACCTTTTAAAAATGTTGTTGAAAGCAATACGTATTCTAATTTGAAACTAGAGGAAATAGCTTTCTTATGCAATATGAGTTTGTCAACGTTTAAACGAAATTTCACTGCAGAATATAATGAAGCTCCAGGTAAGTGGCTTCAGGATAAGAGACTACAAAAGGCAAAGGAAATTTTACAATATGGTGAGTTAAAAGCATCTGATATCTATCTTGATATGGGTTATAATAACTTATCTAACTTCAGTATTGCATTTAAAAACAAATTTGGTTTTAGTCCATCGGATCTCAGCGCATTTAAATAA
- a CDS encoding aldehyde dehydrogenase family protein produces the protein MANVTKPVFKERYGNFIGGKFVAPVKGQYFDNVSPVDGKVFTQAARSTQEDIDLALDAAHEAFPSWSTSSATERSNALLKIAQVMEDNFEYLATLETIDNGKPIRESRAADIPYCIDHFRYFAGVIRADEGSISEHDKNTVSIVLHEPIGVVGEIIPWNFPMLMLAWKIAPALAAGCTAVVKPAEQTPTSVIALMELIGDILPPGVLNIVTGFGAEAGAALATSKRIAKLSFTGSTETGRKVLHNAAENIIPVTMELGGKSPNIFFPSVADQDDDFYSKAIEGALMFALNQGEICTAPSRILVHEDIADDFIARMQERLGAIKTGNPLDPETMIGSQVSKPQYEKILNYIKIGKEEGALVLAGGDAGNYEGDISEGYYIQPTVLKGTNNMRVFQEEIFGPVVALTTFSSTEEAIAIANDTPYGLGAGVWSRDAHELFQVPRAIQAGRVWVNQYHTYPAHAPFGGVKESGFGRENHKMALDHYRVVKNMLISYDKKPMGFF, from the coding sequence ATGGCAAATGTAACTAAACCTGTATTCAAAGAAAGATACGGGAATTTTATTGGCGGTAAATTCGTAGCTCCTGTAAAAGGTCAGTATTTCGATAACGTATCTCCAGTTGATGGAAAAGTATTTACTCAAGCAGCTCGTTCTACACAAGAAGATATTGATCTTGCTTTAGACGCAGCACACGAAGCATTCCCATCTTGGAGTACTTCATCTGCAACTGAGAGAAGTAATGCTTTATTAAAAATAGCTCAAGTAATGGAAGACAACTTCGAATACTTAGCAACACTAGAAACTATTGATAACGGTAAACCAATCCGTGAATCTCGTGCAGCTGATATCCCTTACTGTATTGATCACTTCCGTTATTTTGCTGGAGTTATCCGTGCAGACGAAGGAAGTATCTCTGAGCATGACAAAAACACAGTAAGTATCGTATTGCACGAACCAATTGGAGTAGTTGGAGAAATCATTCCTTGGAACTTCCCAATGTTAATGCTAGCTTGGAAAATTGCTCCAGCTTTAGCAGCAGGTTGTACTGCAGTTGTAAAACCAGCAGAACAAACACCAACAAGTGTTATCGCGTTAATGGAACTTATAGGTGATATTCTACCTCCAGGTGTATTAAATATCGTAACTGGTTTTGGTGCAGAAGCAGGTGCAGCTTTAGCAACATCTAAGCGTATTGCTAAACTTTCATTCACTGGTTCAACAGAAACAGGACGTAAAGTATTACACAATGCAGCTGAAAACATTATTCCAGTAACAATGGAATTAGGTGGAAAATCTCCAAACATTTTCTTCCCATCTGTAGCAGATCAAGACGATGATTTCTATAGCAAAGCTATTGAAGGAGCGTTAATGTTTGCACTTAATCAAGGAGAAATTTGTACAGCTCCATCTCGTATATTAGTTCACGAAGATATTGCTGATGATTTTATCGCAAGAATGCAAGAACGTTTAGGAGCAATCAAAACAGGTAATCCATTAGATCCTGAAACAATGATTGGTTCACAAGTTTCTAAACCACAGTACGAAAAAATTCTTAACTATATCAAAATTGGTAAAGAAGAAGGTGCTCTAGTATTAGCTGGTGGAGACGCTGGTAACTACGAAGGAGATATTTCTGAAGGATATTACATCCAACCAACAGTTTTAAAAGGAACAAACAACATGCGTGTTTTCCAAGAAGAAATTTTTGGACCAGTAGTAGCCTTAACTACATTTAGTTCTACTGAAGAAGCTATCGCTATCGCTAACGATACTCCTTACGGATTAGGAGCTGGTGTTTGGTCACGTGACGCTCACGAATTATTCCAAGTTCCACGTGCTATCCAAGCTGGTAGAGTTTGGGTAAATCAATATCATACATATCCTGCACACGCTCCGTTTGGTGGTGTTAAAGAATCAGGATTTGGTCGTGAAAACCATAAAATGGCATTAGATCATTACCGTGTTGTAAAAAACATGTTGATCTCTTACGACAAAAAACCAATGGGATTCTTTTAA
- a CDS encoding alpha/beta hydrolase family protein, giving the protein MKNILLTILILIFAVEGSAQEIVGQWNGFLKLPGNELQVVFNVVKDAQGGYSSTMDSPDQGVNGIPVTKTSFIDNVIIFEINAMSLKYTGTLEGKEIFGTFSQGGQEFSLNLDRTKVKKAELHRPQEPKAPFPYSSEDVKFTNSKDKVTLAGTLTLPEGKGKFPVVVLITGSGPQNRDEEIMGHKPFWVIADYLTRNGIAVLRYDDRGIGQSTGNFDEANSADFSNDVEAAVEYLKTRKDIHRSQIGLIGHSEGGMIAPMVSIRNKDVAFMVLLAGTGVKGSEILLSQQRTIFKASGLNDDEIKKRTSTTAALFDIISTSESNHLDRDLSDYIEKLVALQGGEAQDMSTREYIEMQLQEISTPWMCYFIKHDPAEVLSKVKIPVLALNGGKDIQVQADLNLPAIQKALASAGNKKVAIKEYPNLNHLFQESKTGFPDEYFKIEQTISPEVLQDMTTWIKLQVK; this is encoded by the coding sequence ATGAAGAATATTTTACTCACAATACTTATATTGATTTTCGCTGTCGAAGGCAGTGCTCAAGAAATCGTAGGACAATGGAATGGCTTTTTAAAGTTGCCGGGCAATGAACTTCAGGTTGTTTTTAATGTTGTAAAAGATGCTCAAGGTGGTTATTCTTCTACTATGGATAGTCCCGATCAAGGTGTAAACGGAATTCCAGTTACCAAAACTTCTTTTATCGATAATGTGATAATTTTCGAAATTAACGCAATGTCCTTAAAATATACAGGTACGTTAGAGGGAAAAGAAATCTTTGGAACATTCAGTCAGGGAGGACAAGAATTTTCGCTGAATTTAGATCGCACTAAAGTTAAAAAAGCTGAACTTCACAGGCCACAAGAACCCAAAGCACCATTTCCATACAGTAGCGAAGATGTGAAATTTACAAATTCCAAAGATAAAGTAACGCTTGCAGGAACGCTCACCCTTCCAGAAGGGAAAGGCAAGTTTCCAGTCGTAGTTTTAATTACAGGAAGTGGCCCTCAAAACCGTGATGAGGAAATAATGGGTCACAAACCATTCTGGGTTATTGCCGATTACCTCACCCGCAACGGAATTGCAGTATTACGCTACGACGATCGTGGAATAGGCCAATCCACTGGAAATTTTGATGAAGCAAACTCTGCCGATTTTTCTAATGATGTAGAAGCAGCTGTCGAATATCTAAAGACTAGAAAAGACATTCACCGATCTCAAATTGGGCTTATTGGACATAGCGAAGGTGGAATGATTGCACCAATGGTGTCAATTCGTAATAAAGATGTAGCTTTTATGGTGCTTCTTGCCGGAACGGGAGTTAAAGGTTCTGAAATCTTGCTTTCGCAACAACGTACAATTTTTAAAGCCTCAGGTTTAAATGATGATGAAATTAAAAAAAGAACCTCTACAACAGCAGCGCTTTTTGATATCATTTCAACTTCTGAGTCCAATCATCTTGACAGGGATTTGAGCGATTACATAGAAAAATTAGTGGCACTTCAAGGTGGTGAGGCACAGGATATGAGCACAAGAGAATATATCGAAATGCAACTTCAGGAAATCTCAACGCCGTGGATGTGTTATTTTATCAAGCATGACCCGGCAGAAGTTTTAAGCAAAGTAAAAATTCCGGTCTTGGCTCTTAATGGAGGAAAGGATATTCAAGTCCAAGCAGATTTGAATCTTCCAGCAATCCAGAAGGCCTTGGCATCTGCCGGAAATAAGAAGGTAGCTATTAAAGAATATCCAAATCTTAACCACTTATTTCAAGAATCAAAAACTGGTTTCCCTGACGAATATTTCAAGATAGAACAAACTATCTCTCCTGAAGTTCTTCAAGACATGACTACTTGGATTAAACTTCAAGTGAAATAA
- a CDS encoding peptidylprolyl isomerase translates to MMKVRHLLFGFLIAANLTAVAQNKPKEVLFTVDNKPFYSDEFARVYKKNLDLVKDESQKDLNNYLDLYTIYKMKIVKANQLGLQDGKQYQEELKNYRSQLAKNYTTDSKVTQELVNEAYKRMQKEVKASHILLLVKEDASPADTLKVYKRAMDVYILANKGKDFGDLAIQYSEDPSAKENKGSLGYFTAFRMVYPFETAAYETAKGSVSKPVRSQFGYHIIKVDDIRDNRGEVSVAHIMTAKPSDGNVELLAKAKNTIDELYKKLQQGEEFETLAKQFSEDKASSSKGGLLNTFSAGQLSSEFFEEVAFGLKNEGDYSKPFETDFGYHIVKLYKKIPMKSFEELRPEIENRIGKDDRSRLIVQSMNDYLRSKFPVKRNDKLYALVKKAVTDKVYDADYKLPENLKPFEGTLFTIKDKNVSGVEFLNFIKNEQRRAKEIKPVGKLVDTEYENFVNTQLANYNDAQLETEFPEFAAIMSEYRDGLLLFDLMEKEIWEKSKTDTVGLEKFYNEHKNNYKWAERYDAVVYSSTSKDAIAKARKFLKKNKTTEFIKDQLNTKEVVNIMSKTGVFEKGSDVLPTSLRAKKGISDVLQEGKYYYVVKVNEVKPAGLKTLEESKGRVINDYQQFLEEKWADDLRKEFTLKVNQDIFAKVKSELK, encoded by the coding sequence ATGATGAAAGTAAGACACTTGTTATTTGGATTTTTGATTGCAGCTAATCTTACAGCCGTAGCGCAAAACAAACCTAAAGAAGTACTATTTACAGTTGATAACAAGCCATTTTATTCTGACGAATTTGCCAGAGTTTATAAAAAGAATCTGGATCTTGTAAAAGACGAATCTCAGAAAGATCTTAACAACTACCTAGATCTGTACACTATCTACAAGATGAAGATTGTCAAAGCAAACCAACTTGGGTTGCAAGATGGGAAACAGTATCAAGAGGAACTTAAAAATTATAGGTCGCAACTTGCTAAAAACTACACCACAGATTCTAAGGTTACCCAAGAGCTGGTAAACGAAGCGTACAAACGTATGCAAAAGGAAGTAAAGGCATCGCATATTTTACTTTTGGTGAAAGAGGACGCTAGTCCTGCAGATACTTTAAAAGTATATAAGCGGGCAATGGATGTCTATATTCTCGCTAACAAAGGGAAAGATTTTGGAGATCTTGCCATTCAATATTCCGAAGATCCATCGGCAAAAGAAAATAAGGGAAGTTTAGGGTATTTCACTGCGTTTAGAATGGTATATCCGTTTGAAACTGCAGCCTACGAAACTGCAAAGGGAAGTGTTTCGAAGCCTGTTCGTTCTCAGTTTGGTTATCATATCATCAAAGTTGACGATATCCGTGATAATCGTGGCGAAGTGTCTGTAGCTCATATCATGACGGCGAAACCTTCTGATGGAAACGTCGAACTTTTAGCGAAAGCGAAAAATACAATTGACGAATTATACAAAAAACTACAGCAAGGAGAAGAATTTGAAACGCTTGCTAAACAATTTTCAGAAGACAAAGCATCTTCTTCAAAGGGAGGATTGCTCAATACTTTTTCAGCGGGGCAATTGAGTTCAGAATTTTTTGAAGAAGTTGCTTTCGGACTTAAAAATGAGGGTGATTATTCAAAACCATTTGAAACTGATTTCGGATACCATATCGTGAAACTTTACAAAAAGATTCCGATGAAGAGTTTTGAAGAATTAAGGCCTGAAATTGAAAATAGAATTGGAAAAGATGATCGATCTAGATTGATTGTACAATCGATGAATGATTACCTACGATCAAAATTTCCAGTTAAAAGAAATGACAAATTGTATGCTTTGGTAAAAAAAGCAGTAACAGATAAAGTATATGATGCAGATTACAAACTTCCTGAGAATTTAAAACCTTTTGAAGGTACACTTTTTACTATCAAAGATAAAAATGTTAGCGGGGTTGAGTTTCTAAACTTTATTAAAAATGAGCAAAGACGCGCCAAGGAAATCAAACCAGTTGGAAAGTTGGTTGACACCGAATACGAAAATTTTGTAAATACGCAATTAGCAAATTATAATGATGCTCAGCTAGAAACAGAATTTCCGGAATTTGCGGCGATAATGAGTGAATATCGCGACGGACTTCTTCTCTTTGATTTAATGGAAAAAGAAATTTGGGAAAAATCTAAAACGGATACAGTTGGTTTGGAAAAATTTTATAATGAGCATAAAAATAATTATAAATGGGCAGAAAGATACGATGCAGTTGTGTATTCGTCTACGAGTAAGGATGCCATTGCGAAAGCTAGAAAATTCTTGAAGAAAAATAAAACTACAGAATTTATCAAAGATCAATTAAACACCAAAGAGGTGGTGAATATAATGTCAAAAACAGGCGTTTTTGAAAAAGGAAGCGATGTGTTGCCAACATCTCTGAGAGCAAAAAAAGGAATTTCAGATGTATTGCAGGAAGGGAAGTATTATTATGTTGTAAAGGTCAACGAGGTAAAGCCTGCGGGACTTAAAACTTTAGAAGAAAGCAAAGGACGAGTGATTAACGATTATCAGCAATTTCTTGAAGAAAAATGGGCAGATGATTTGAGAAAGGAATTTACTTTAAAAGTAAATCAAGACATTTTTGCAAAAGTAAAATCTGAACTGAAATAA
- a CDS encoding AAA family ATPase — MSDVAAIQNLVEKRKRLKEEVSKIIIGQDIVVDQIILSIFSGGHALLVGVPGLAKTLMVNTIAQALGLDFKRIQFTPDLMPSDILGSEILDENRQFKFIKGPLFSNIILADEINRTPPKTQAALLEAMQERSVTISGHTYKLDLPYFVLATQNPIEQEGTYPLPEAQLDRFMFSILLQYPSFSEEVEVVKSTTSDHTKTINALFTAQEIIDFQHLIRRIPVADNVIEYAVTVVSKTRPDNAMSSDYIKNYLDWGAGPRASQNLILAAKAHAAFNGKFSPDIEDVKAVAPGILRHRIIKNYKADAEGITEETIINTLL, encoded by the coding sequence ATGTCAGACGTAGCAGCAATTCAGAATCTAGTTGAGAAGCGGAAACGCTTAAAAGAGGAAGTTTCCAAAATTATTATTGGTCAAGATATTGTTGTCGATCAGATAATCCTAAGCATATTTTCGGGAGGCCACGCACTTCTTGTCGGAGTACCGGGATTGGCCAAAACCTTGATGGTAAATACCATTGCGCAAGCTTTAGGATTGGATTTTAAAAGAATTCAATTTACCCCAGATTTGATGCCTTCGGATATATTGGGAAGTGAGATTTTAGACGAAAACAGGCAGTTTAAATTTATAAAAGGCCCTTTATTTTCAAACATTATTCTTGCCGATGAGATTAACAGAACGCCACCAAAAACGCAAGCTGCATTGCTTGAGGCGATGCAAGAACGCTCGGTGACCATTTCTGGACATACCTATAAATTAGATCTGCCATACTTTGTTTTAGCAACTCAAAATCCAATTGAGCAAGAAGGAACATACCCTTTGCCTGAAGCACAATTAGACCGTTTTATGTTTTCGATATTACTTCAATATCCATCTTTTTCCGAAGAAGTGGAAGTAGTAAAAAGCACTACGAGTGATCACACCAAAACAATCAACGCGTTATTTACAGCACAAGAAATTATTGATTTTCAGCATTTAATTCGCCGTATTCCGGTTGCAGATAATGTCATAGAATATGCAGTTACGGTGGTGAGCAAAACTCGCCCAGACAACGCGATGTCTAGTGATTATATAAAAAACTATCTTGATTGGGGAGCAGGACCTAGAGCTTCTCAGAATTTAATTTTGGCGGCCAAAGCGCACGCTGCTTTCAATGGAAAATTCTCACCGGATATTGAAGATGTCAAGGCAGTAGCGCCGGGAATTTTGAGGCACCGTATCATTAAGAATTATAAAGCCGATGCCGAAGGAATCACAGAAGAAACAATTATCAATACATTATTATAA
- a CDS encoding peptidylprolyl isomerase, producing MKFINNARTFFGALFLLLGISMNAQEIIPISETVMDTVRPQFSKRQKVDGIVATVGDYMILDSDIDKAYLEISGQGNSVKDITRCQLLGKLMEDKLYAHHAIQDSIVVTDEQVKDRMGRQIDYMVQQLGTMDKVVHYFKKDSEDELRSDLFEVIKINALTEEMQRKIVDEVEITPEEVRTFFRSIPTDELPIFGAEVEVAQIVIKPKVSEEEKQKVIVQLNQIRDEVLAGSSFYTKAVLYSQDPGSRSSGGFYKMTRKTPFIKEFKDVAFTLGEGEISMPFETDFGYHIILVEKIRGQEVDLRHILISPKVTSEALAEARTKIQLIKTRIEAGELTFAEAARTLSDEKETKANGGILINPNTQDTRFELTKMDPELYSQISSLKENEISYPILEEDRSQRKSYKIIKVTNRTEEHKVDYAKDYVKIKNLALKEKQIKVIGTWSEAKIKETYIKINGSYKNCDFTNNWEKK from the coding sequence ATGAAGTTTATAAATAATGCACGTACATTTTTCGGTGCGCTGTTCCTATTGTTAGGAATTTCTATGAATGCCCAAGAGATCATTCCGATTTCTGAGACAGTTATGGATACCGTACGACCTCAATTTAGCAAAAGACAGAAAGTAGACGGAATTGTAGCAACTGTGGGTGACTATATGATTCTAGACTCTGATATAGACAAGGCTTACCTTGAAATTTCAGGACAAGGAAATTCTGTCAAAGATATTACAAGATGCCAACTTCTAGGAAAGTTAATGGAAGATAAATTGTATGCGCACCACGCAATTCAGGATAGTATCGTCGTTACAGATGAGCAAGTAAAAGACAGAATGGGCCGTCAGATTGATTATATGGTGCAGCAATTGGGAACGATGGACAAAGTGGTTCATTATTTTAAAAAGGATAGTGAAGACGAATTGAGATCGGATCTTTTTGAAGTTATTAAAATCAATGCATTAACCGAGGAAATGCAGCGTAAGATAGTCGATGAAGTAGAAATTACTCCAGAGGAAGTTCGTACTTTCTTTAGAAGTATCCCAACAGACGAACTGCCAATTTTTGGTGCTGAAGTTGAAGTTGCACAGATTGTGATTAAACCTAAAGTCTCTGAAGAAGAAAAGCAGAAAGTTATTGTTCAGTTAAATCAAATACGTGATGAAGTACTAGCAGGGTCTAGTTTTTACACCAAAGCGGTTTTGTATTCGCAAGATCCAGGTTCAAGATCAAGTGGTGGTTTTTATAAAATGACTCGAAAAACACCATTTATCAAAGAATTTAAAGATGTTGCATTTACACTTGGTGAAGGGGAAATTTCAATGCCTTTTGAAACTGATTTTGGGTATCACATTATTTTAGTCGAAAAAATTAGAGGTCAAGAGGTAGATTTAAGACATATTTTAATTTCGCCTAAAGTGACCTCAGAAGCTTTGGCAGAGGCTAGAACAAAGATTCAATTAATTAAGACGCGAATCGAAGCCGGCGAATTAACTTTTGCAGAAGCAGCACGTACATTGTCTGACGAGAAAGAAACAAAGGCTAATGGAGGAATATTAATCAATCCGAATACTCAAGACACTCGCTTTGAACTGACGAAGATGGATCCAGAATTATATTCGCAAATTTCTTCTCTTAAAGAGAATGAAATCTCATATCCAATTTTGGAGGAAGACCGTTCACAGCGTAAATCGTACAAAATAATTAAAGTTACAAACCGAACCGAAGAGCATAAAGTTGACTACGCAAAAGATTATGTGAAGATTAAAAATCTTGCTCTAAAAGAAAAGCAGATTAAAGTAATTGGTACTTGGTCTGAAGCAAAGATTAAAGAAACCTATATCAAAATTAATGGTTCTTATAAAAACTGTGACTTTACTAATAATTGGGAAAAAAAATAG
- a CDS encoding aconitate hydratase: MAFDIEMIKKVYETMPERVDRARELVGHPLTLTEKILYAHLWEKTPNKILNRGKDYVDFAPDRVACQDATAQMALLQFMHAKKPKVAVPTTVHCDHLIQAKVGAEKDLKNAKSQSNEVFDFLSSVSDKYGIGFWKPGAGIIHQVVLENYAFPGGMMIGTDSHTVNAGGLGMIAIGVGGADAVDVMSGMAWELKFPRLIGVKLTGKLSGWTAPKDVILKVAGILTVKGGTGAVIEYFGEGATAMSCTGKGTICNMGAEVGATTSTFGYDDSMSRYLRATGRTDVAEAADKVAEYLTADKEVYANPEKYFDQVIEIDLSSLEPHLNGPFTPDLATPISKMKEEAAKNDWPLKIEYGLIGSCTNSSYEDISRAASLAKQVHDKKLKAKSNIAINPGSEQIRYTIERDGFVDIFEKVGATIFANACGPCIGMWDRADAELQLRNTIVHSFNRNFSKRADGNPNTLAFVGSPELVTALAIAGDLSFNPLTDTLINEDGEEVMLDEPTGHELPPNGFDVEDAGFQAPSEDGSGVQVVVSPTSERLQLLEPFTPWNNENLLNVKLLIKAQGKCTTDHISMAGPWLRFRGHLDNISNNMLIGAVNEFNGKTNSVKNQITGEYDTVPGVQRAYKAANIPTIVVGDHNYGEGSSREHAAMEPRFLGVKVVLVKSFARIHETNLKKQGMLGLTFANEEDYNLIQEDDTFNFIDLAQFAEGKQITIELVHKDGSKDTIMANHTYNAGQIGWYVAGSALNLIAAES, translated from the coding sequence ATGGCTTTTGATATCGAGATGATAAAAAAGGTGTATGAGACAATGCCAGAGCGTGTAGATAGAGCACGCGAGCTTGTTGGACATCCACTTACACTTACTGAAAAGATTTTATACGCACACCTTTGGGAAAAGACTCCAAACAAAATCCTTAACCGCGGTAAAGACTATGTAGACTTCGCTCCAGATAGAGTTGCTTGTCAAGATGCGACTGCGCAAATGGCGCTGTTGCAATTTATGCATGCCAAGAAACCAAAAGTAGCAGTTCCTACAACAGTTCATTGTGATCACTTGATTCAGGCAAAAGTTGGAGCAGAAAAAGATTTGAAAAATGCAAAATCTCAAAGTAATGAGGTTTTTGATTTCCTATCTTCTGTTTCTGATAAGTACGGAATCGGTTTCTGGAAACCAGGAGCTGGAATTATCCACCAAGTAGTTCTTGAAAATTATGCATTTCCAGGAGGTATGATGATTGGTACAGATTCTCACACAGTAAATGCTGGAGGATTGGGTATGATTGCAATCGGAGTGGGTGGTGCAGATGCTGTAGATGTTATGTCAGGAATGGCTTGGGAGCTTAAATTCCCACGTCTTATTGGTGTGAAATTAACTGGAAAACTTTCAGGATGGACTGCGCCAAAAGATGTAATTCTTAAAGTTGCAGGTATTCTTACTGTAAAAGGTGGTACTGGAGCAGTTATCGAATATTTTGGAGAAGGTGCAACTGCAATGTCTTGTACTGGAAAAGGAACAATCTGTAATATGGGTGCAGAAGTAGGGGCTACCACTTCTACTTTTGGATATGATGATTCAATGTCTAGATACCTTCGCGCTACGGGCAGAACGGATGTGGCCGAAGCAGCAGATAAAGTTGCTGAGTATCTTACAGCAGATAAAGAAGTGTACGCAAATCCTGAAAAATATTTCGATCAAGTAATCGAAATAGATCTTTCTTCACTTGAGCCACATCTTAATGGACCTTTTACGCCCGATTTAGCAACTCCAATTTCTAAAATGAAAGAGGAAGCAGCTAAAAATGACTGGCCTTTAAAAATAGAATATGGACTAATTGGATCTTGTACCAACTCTTCTTACGAAGATATTTCGCGTGCAGCTTCGTTGGCAAAACAAGTTCATGACAAAAAATTAAAAGCTAAATCTAATATTGCAATCAATCCAGGCTCGGAGCAAATTAGATACACTATAGAAAGAGACGGATTTGTAGATATTTTTGAAAAAGTAGGTGCTACAATCTTCGCAAATGCTTGCGGACCGTGTATAGGAATGTGGGATAGAGCAGATGCCGAATTGCAACTACGCAACACAATCGTTCACTCTTTCAACAGAAACTTCTCAAAACGAGCAGATGGAAACCCAAATACGCTTGCATTTGTAGGTTCTCCTGAACTAGTTACAGCCCTTGCTATCGCTGGAGATTTGTCTTTTAACCCATTAACTGACACACTTATTAATGAAGATGGTGAAGAAGTAATGCTTGATGAGCCAACAGGTCACGAACTTCCTCCAAACGGATTTGATGTAGAAGATGCAGGTTTTCAAGCGCCTTCTGAAGATGGATCTGGAGTGCAAGTTGTTGTAAGTCCAACCTCAGAAAGACTGCAATTATTGGAACCTTTTACGCCATGGAATAACGAAAATCTTCTTAATGTAAAATTACTGATCAAAGCACAAGGAAAATGTACTACTGACCACATTTCTATGGCTGGACCATGGTTGCGTTTTAGAGGACACCTTGACAATATTTCAAACAATATGTTGATTGGTGCGGTAAACGAATTTAACGGAAAAACGAATTCTGTAAAGAATCAAATTACTGGAGAGTACGACACTGTTCCTGGAGTTCAGAGAGCATATAAAGCGGCTAATATTCCTACAATTGTAGTGGGTGATCATAATTACGGTGAAGGTTCTTCAAGAGAGCACGCTGCGATGGAGCCTCGTTTCTTAGGTGTAAAAGTGGTGTTGGTTAAGTCGTTCGCACGTATTCACGAGACAAACCTTAAAAAGCAAGGTATGTTGGGGCTTACTTTTGCCAATGAGGAAGATTACAACTTAATTCAAGAGGATGATACTTTCAATTTTATAGATCTGGCACAATTTGCAGAAGGAAAACAAATCACAATTGAGCTAGTTCACAAAGACGGTTCAAAAGATACAATTATGGCGAATCATACTTACAATGCTGGTCAAATTGGGTGGTATGTTGCAGGTTCGGCACTGAATTTGATCGCTGCAGAATCATAA